In Bacillus sp. S3, the sequence TAAGGATCTCCGCTTGCATAATCATGATTTCCCGCCGTCATTACATAAGGAATATTACTCTTATCTAAATAGGAAATAGATTGAAGGGAATTTTTCCATTGTTCCTCGGCATTACTATCGACAATGTCCCCAACAAATGCGTTCATCGCAATATTGTTTTTCTTGTTGTTTTTTGCAATCCATTTCATTTGGCTATCAAAAATCTCTGGATTCATATTCGAGTATTTTTGTGTGTCCGGAACAAAAAGAAAATTATAATTCTTCTTATTTGTTAAAAGTGGGATATTATCATTTGTTCCTTCAACAGGTTGAGCATCACGAGCATCTGGAATAAGCCAATCTTTTTCGTCCAACGCCTTATTAGCTACTCGTATTTCTTGAATGTTACCTGCGAATAAGGCATCTAATTCATTTCCCCACTCAGAAGCACCTATATTCCAGCCCTTTCCTTCTACAGTGGCAATTCCTTTGACCTTTATCGACTTCCCGTAATCACTTACACCATTTACAGTTAAAGTCGATGTTTCCCCATCATTCACGACCGCCAAATGATACCATTCATCTGTATTTAACGACCGCGACCAGTTCGTTTCATTATAGTTCAAATTAGTCGGATGGCTTGTCCATTGAATTTCTTTATCATTGGATACGGATAAGGTAGACAAGATTTCTTTCTCGCCATCCAGTTTATTTATGTCTGCAGCCTGCCCTTGCCTTGTTAAAATCCCCATCCAGCTATGTAAATTACTAGTAAAATTGCTTGGTAATTTAAAAATTGCCTCGATGGTAAATCCATCTTTAAATTCCTCAGAATTAATCGGTGCATCTTTAATCGTTTTGAAATATCTTCCTGCTGAAGCTTTTTTAGAATTAGAGAATTGTAGGCTATCTACATTTGCTAGATGATCATAATCATCTTCTGACCATTTCATCATTCCTTCTAATTCAGGTGAAGATAAGTCCCCAACTGTCACTAATTCTAGGTCATTTCCATTTTTACTAGCGTCTTGAATAATGATATCACCAGTTTCGATTGCACCGCTTTTCACATAGTCCTTTGAAAATTTCCAATCTGCCATAATACTGCTTTTAGATTCTTTTTTAGCTCCATGAGCTTTAGCCTCTGCATTTGTGGTCATGCTTGGAACCATCATACAAAGAATAGATAAACCTATTAGTGCTTTTTTCATTGCCATACTCTAAATCTCCTCCCAATCTTATTCTTTCACCGAACCAATATTGACCCCCTTTGTAAAATGTTTTTGGATAAACGGATAGATAATAATAATTGGTGCTACAACAATAATAATAGTAGCCATTTTCAATGAATCACCTGTTACCGTTATCTTTTCCAACGCTGCATAGGCGCCTGAATTTCTTAATAGGGCATCGGCGATTGCTTGCTGCTTCGTCAGCATTTCTTGT encodes:
- a CDS encoding LamG-like jellyroll fold domain-containing protein, which gives rise to MAMKKALIGLSILCMMVPSMTTNAEAKAHGAKKESKSSIMADWKFSKDYVKSGAIETGDIIIQDASKNGNDLELVTVGDLSSPELEGMMKWSEDDYDHLANVDSLQFSNSKKASAGRYFKTIKDAPINSEEFKDGFTIEAIFKLPSNFTSNLHSWMGILTRQGQAADINKLDGEKEILSTLSVSNDKEIQWTSHPTNLNYNETNWSRSLNTDEWYHLAVVNDGETSTLTVNGVSDYGKSIKVKGIATVEGKGWNIGASEWGNELDALFAGNIQEIRVANKALDEKDWLIPDARDAQPVEGTNDNIPLLTNKKNYNFLFVPDTQKYSNMNPEIFDSQMKWIAKNNKKNNIAMNAFVGDIVDSNAEEQWKNSLQSISYLDKSNIPYVMTAGNHDYASGDPYLTYYGPQRFADKNYYQGSSPSGYGSYALVKAGSYEYLFLMVDMKNLQTDLEWSKSILNQHKNNPTIIVSHDVIYPETVDNKAVAVESSRGKIIWNELVNENNQVFMTVNGHYFGITHQVKQNAAGNDVIQMLVNYQYDYRGGNGWLRLVEFDEAKNKLFFRTYSPFVEEMSKKEKTYVDFKYLTNEYNLFDLDLNFKKRFNINK